A window of Candidatus Avedoeria danica genomic DNA:
GATCGCGATCGCGAACGTCGTGCCGAAGCCCGGCTTCACCGACCTCGTGATCTACTTCTACGACCAGAACGGCCTGCTGGACTACATCTGCCAGAAGCTGAACGAGAAGCAGGTCGAGTACATCGACCTCCAGACGTGGGGCTACATCAACGACGGCTTCAAGGGCTCGGCCATCATCAGCGCCTGGTTCTGGGAGCACGACGTCTTCGACGACGAGGGCGTGTTCCTGCGCAACCTCGTCGGCCTCGGCGCCGTCTCGATCGAGCGCAAGGGGACGCACCTGGGCGAGGACGTACCGGGCGACGAGTCGGCGGGTGACCGCGGCATCCCGTTCGCCCAGACGTACGACGAAGAGGGCGAGCCGGTCTTCGAGTTCTGCTTCATGGGGCCGGCGCCGCTCTGCCCGGGCTTCCCGGACAGGCGTCCGCAGCCCGGCGACGGTCCGGCGTGCATCTCGGCGCCGCTCGGCGACACCTTCGAGGCCACGAGCGGTCAGGGCAGCGGCTATGCCGACTGGCTGACCTACCAGGCGAACACGCGCGTCTTCCGCGACGGTGTGGCCAGCACGTGCAACCCGAAGGCGTGCCCCGGCACGAGCGGCGGCGGCGGCAACTTTGACCTCTACTACTTCAACAACTGCGACCGCGGCGAGCACTGCTTCACCGTGACGGTGAACACGGGTACGTGCACGACGAACATCCACGGCGTCGCGTTCGCCGGCGAGGTCCCCGACGGCAGCGCGTTCGCCTGCCAGCTCGGCGACGCGGTCTACGTCGGCGATCTCGGTTCGAGCCTGTCCCAGCCGTTCTCGTTCACGATCCCGGCTGGAACGGCGCGGTGGACGCTGATGTTCCACAACAACTTCGGCGCCGCCACGTGTGACTACAGCTTCGTGATCACGGAGAACTAGTTAGACCACGGGGAAACGATCCGCCGGCGCTGGAGGCGCATGCCGCGCAGCCAAGCGGCATGCGCCTCCAGCGCCGGTGGACAACCTCCGACTCCTCCGCATGGTCGCCGGCACGGTCCAAGGCAATCGTACTCTCTACGTTGCACGGGATCGTGCCGACGGCGCCGAGCCAACCACGACGGGCTCGGCCGGCCCCTGCTGCTTCGCGCGGCAGGGGCCGCTGCATGTCCGGCGACTGTCGGTTGAAGGGCCGATGGGCCTATCCTAGGCGACACCCCCGCCGCGCCCCAGTGGGCGCATGCTCGCCTGGACAATGCCGATGGATCGCCTCCCGAGCGCCGAACCCTTCCAGCATCCCGACGCCTACGACGGCGTTGCCGACGCGTACGACCGCTTCTGGGGCGACGCGCTGGCGCCTGCCATGCTCGGCGCGCTCGACCGCCTGCTGGCGTCCGTCCCTCCGACAGACGGCCGCGGCCGACTCCTCGACCTGTGCTGCGGCACCGGCCAGCTGGCCGCCGGCCTGACGGACCGCGGTTGGACCGTTGTCGGCGTCGACGGCGCGGAGGCGATGCTCGAGCGAGCCCGTCGCCGCGCGCCGACCACCACGTTCGTCCGGTCGGACATGCGGGCGTTTGGCATCGGCGGGGTCCTGCCGGGCGAGAGCGGCTCGGAGCCGCCGTTCGATGTCGTCGTCTGCGCGTTCGACAGCTTGAACCACTTGCCGGACGCCGCCGCGCTGGAGGAGGTACTCGGCCGCGTATTCGGCGCGCTCCGCCCCGGCGGCCGGTTCGTGTTCGACGTCAACCTGCGCGCAGGCTTCGAGGCGCGCTTCGAGGGCTCGCTCGGCTTCGCGGACACCGATCTGGTGTGCGTCGTCAACGCCGGCTTCGACGGCTTGTACGGGCGCTACGATATCGCCGTGCTGCGGCCCGAAGCGCCGGCAGCGCTCGAAGCGCCAGCAGTGCCCGAAACGGCCTGGCGTCGGACGGACACGACCCTCGTGCAGCGTTGCTTCGAGCTGTCCGAGATCCTCGCCGCGCTCGCCAACTCCGGCTTTCCGGACCCTGTCGTGCTGGATGCTGAAGACGATCTGGGGATGGACGGGCATATCGGGCGGGCGGTGTTCGTCGTCGACCGACCGGGGTAAGGCGTCGCCGCGGGGCCCGTGCGTCGGCCGCTCGGGCGACGGGCATTGGGCTTCAGCCGTTGCGCGCTGCCTCCCAGCACGCTACCGCGCGCACAGCCAAGCCGCCTGCCCCGCCCTCGCCATCGCCATCGGCAGCTCGGCCAAGGCGGCCACGCGCGCCACGCCGGTCGCGTCGCCCGTCAGCTCCGCCAGCTGCGCGATGGGCGCGTCGTCGCCGAGCGCGATGGCCTCGATCCGCCAGCCGGCCGTCCGCAGCCGCGCCGCGTCGGTCACGGCCTTGGTGTGGACGTCTTCCGGCCAGCCGACCGTGGCCACGAGGACGACACGGCCGGCGATCTCGGCCGACGCCGTCCCGGCCCGCACGCCGAGCTGCTGTTCGGCGCTCCGCAGCGCGAGGTCGATGCGCCGGCCCGGGCGAGGCACGACGCGGCCGGGGAATGCCGTCGCAAGCGCGCCGGCATCGGCGCCTTGGCCGACGAAGTTCGCCTGCTCGCCCCACAGGACGATGCTGGCGCCTGTCCCGGGCCGCGTCCCGACGCCCAACCCGCCGAGCCACGAAGCGACGCCCGGCCGGAAGCGCGCCAGTGCCAGCTCACCGCCCGCGCCGGACGGTGGGCCTTGGTCGACGAACGACGCCAGCGCGCCGTCGACGAGCAGCACGCCATGCACCCGTCCGGGCAGCACGCACGTTGGGTGCCCCTTCACGACCGACGGCAGGTAGAGCCGGTACGTCAACGGCCCCGGCCCGCCGCTCCCGGGCGGCGCCGCCGACGGCGCCTGCGGCAGCCACCCGCCGCCGTGCGGCCGCGCGAAGAGCCCGGCCTCGTGGCGGGCCACGTAGACACGGTCGCCGACGATCCGAACGTCGGTGGACCCACCGGCGGCGCGGCGGCCGAGCGGCAGCCGCACGGATCGACCGCTGATCCGGCCGTGGGCGTCGGCAAGGGCGTCGAGGTCGACGGCGGTCAGGAAGGCGTCGTCCGCCACGAGCGCGCGCCGCCCGCCGCCGGGTAATTCGATCAGCCCGACCGCACCCGCCGCCAGCCCGGGCACCTCGATGCGTGTCGCCGGGTCGAGGCTGCGGTCGATCGCGCCGAGGCCGGGGGCGACTCGATCGCCCGACAGGACGAGGCGGTCGCCCCAGATGGCGATGCGGCGATACGCTTGGTCCAGCGCGGCCGCCGCCCCGAGCGGCCGCGGCGCCGCCGCGTCACCGACGTCCAGCGCGTGCACGCGGCTCGTGCGGCCGTCCGTCGTCAGCGCATACAAGCGTGTGCCGTCCGCCGCCAGCGCCACCAGCCGGTCGTCGTCGTGACCGACGCCCGCCAGCTGCCCCACCTCCCGCGGGTCCGCCGGTCGGCGCACGTCGATGACGTGAACCGTGCCCGCCGCGTCCGGCACGTACAGCCGGCCACCGTCGGCCGCCAGCTGCACGGGCAACGCGCCTCCGTCGATCGCCGCCAGCCGGCCGTCGGACGGCGCAAGCCGTGTCGGGCGGCGCGGATCCGTTCCATCGAACGCCATCAGCCCGCCGCGGCGTGTCAGGGCGTACACCGTGTTCGCCGTGGCCAGCACGCTGTGCACATCGGCCGCCGACCCGTCCGGCGCCGTGGCGGCAGTGCTCCCGAGGAGCCATCCGCCCGGCACCGCGGCGTCGGGCCGCGAGTCGAGGTCGACCGCGACGATGCCGACGGCGCCGGCGGCGCCCCAGCCGACGCGGCCGTCCGCGTCGAGCACGAGCTGCGCCACGGGCGGCACGACGCCGTGCGGCGCCGTGAGGCCGTCCGCCAGCAGCCGGATCCCGGCGGCGCCAAGCGCCACGGCAGCCGTTCCGTCGGCATCCATCGCCAGTGCGGCAGCCCCGGTCGGGGCCGCTGAGAGCGCGATCCGGCCGCTGGCGACGGGCGCGGCGGGATCGGACAGATCGATGATCCAGAGCGACCGGCCGTCGCCGTCGACGACCGCCGCCTGCTCGCCCGCAAGCGCCGTTACGGCGCGTGAGCCGCCGGCGGCCGATCCGGCGCCATCGGGCAGCGTTCCCCCGGCGTCTGTTCCCCCGGCATGCGTTCCCCCGGGCAGTGCCACGGCGGCGAGCGCGCGCGGACGGGTCGGGTCGGCGACATCGAGCGTGGTCAGGCGGAGCGTGCCACCGGTGCCGGCCAGTCGTCCGGTCACCGCTTCGATCGCCACCGCCACCGTGCCGCCGTCCGCCGCGACGGCGTGCACGTCGCGCGGGACGCCCTGGAAGACGACGCGCGGCGCGGCCGGTGCGCGCACGTCGATCACCTGCAGGCCGGAGGGGCGGGCGAGCAGGGCGTGCGTGCCGTCGCCGAGCAGCGTCAAGCTGCCCGATGCGCGCGCGGTCGGCGCCGTCCCAGCCGCCGCATGGCCGATCTCGAACGGCGCCGCGGCGCGCTTGGCGTCGACGATCGAAAGGCCGCGCTCGGTGAGCGCGTAGATCCATGTGTCGTCGGCGGCCAGCGCCATCACCTCCGCCGCACCCGATCCGGTCAGGTCGCATGCGCCCAGCGCCGCGACATGACCGAGCGCGCCCGTCGGCGCGATGTCGAAGATCCAGACCGTCGCCGGCGCACCATCCCGGCCCGGTGTCGCCACGACGAGGCGATCCCCGTCGAGCGCGATCGCCTCTGGTACTTCCGGTAGCACGGGCGTCCAGGCCACGGGCGCGGTCGAACCGCCGCCGGCGTCACGCGGCCAGCCGAGGACGCGTGGCCCGACCACGCCCCAAACGATCCGATCGTCGAGCGCGACCGCGGTGACCGTGCCGCCGTCCTGGGCGAACTCGGCCAAGCCGTCGAGCTGACGCTGCCGATCGAGGGGCAGCCCGGCGAGCGTCGCGGCGCGGTCGGGCGCTGCGACATCGTTCGTCGCGAGATCGGAGGCTGCGAGATCAGGCGCTGCGACGTCGGTCGTCGTGACATCGCGCACCGCGATATCGGACGTCGCGACATCGATCGTTGTGAGGTCGGCGTCGGCGTCGGCGTCGGCGTCGGCCGGGGCCGTGGCGGGCGCAGGCGGCGGCGCCGTGGGCGATGCCGCCGACGTCGGCTCGGCGGCGGTCGGCGTGGCGTTGAACGACGCCGCGGGCAGGGTGGCGGTCGGCGATGGTGGTGCCGCCATGCTGCGCGGCAGCCGGACGTCGACCGGCGCGCGGGCCGCCGCGCCGTCGACTTCGAGCGCCTGGGCGGCGGCGCGATCGACGGCGCCCGGGTACCAGCGCGCGTCGAAGCCGGCGGCCTCCGCGCGGAGGTCGTAGCGGCCGGGCGCCTGCTCGATCGCCACGCAGCCGCGCGCGTCCGTCGCACCGAACGACGCGAAGTCGATCTGGCCCACCAGGAACAGCGTGACGACGGCATCGACGATCGGCGCGCCGTCGTCCGCCAGGATCCGCGCGACGAGGACGTTCGGCTGGGCAAGCGCGTAGCACGGATGGTTCGGGTCGCCGGCGGGCGTCGATACGTCGATGGTCGGCGCCGGCGCGGTCGTCGGCGGGACGGTCGTCGGCGGGACCGGGGTCGCCTGAACGGCGGTCGCCCTCCGCTTCGGCTGCGACGTTGCGGCCGGCGGGACTTCGGACGGCGCGGCCTCGACCGGCGGGGCCGCGATGTTGGCCGCACCGCCGGGCAGGCCGCCGGGCTGGCTGACGGCGTTCGGTCCCGCATCGGCGACGGCAAGACTCCGGGCAGCGTGCAGCGCCGTGGCGGTCGCTGCAGCGCTCGTGTAGCCGAGCGACGGCATGCCGAGCAAGGATGTGGCTCGCGCCGCGGCCCCGGCATCCGTCCCGCCCGCCACCGAGGCGGGTCGCGACGCGCCCAACGTCGCCGCTTGCGCGGCCGCGGCGTCCGCTGGCGACGGCGGCGCGCCGCCCGGCCCGGCGCCGGGAACAGCTGCGGCCGGCGGCGTCGTCGACCCCGCCGACGGATCCGTTCCGCCTGCCGCGCCGCGGCTTCGCCAGAGCGCGCCGCCAAGCGCCAGGATCGCCAGCAGACCGACGACGGCCGCGGCGCCGGCCGGCCGGGCGCCGTTGCGATGGGGTGCGGTGGTCGGGTCGGCGGTCGGGTCGGCGGCTGGGGTCGGCGGGGCGGCCGGCGCGCCGGGCGGCAGGTCGTCGTCCGGGTTGGCGGCGATCCGCTCCAGCAGCGCGCCGAGGGCAGCGCGGCGGGCCGGGTCGAGCGGCGGTGCGGTGTGCAGCGCGGCGGCGATGGGCACGAGGGCGTTCGCTTCGGAACGCGCGCGCTCCGCACCGCCGTCCTGGGCACCGTTCATCGCCCGCTCGGGCGATGAACGGTGGTCCGCGGTGCCGGCAAGCAGGTCGGCGATGGCCGACTCGAGCGCGTCGTCCAGGTGCGGCAACGCGCGCCCCGACGGGGGGACTTGGGTCATCGTTCCACCTCCGCAGCCCGCAGCCGTTCGCGCAACGTGACGAGCGCGCGCCGCTGGAGCTGTTTGATCGCCATCTCGGACCGCCCGAGCTGGGCGGCGGTCTCGGCCAACGAGAGGCCGACACCGAAGCGCAGCGCCAACACTTCCTGCTGCGCTTCGCTCAGCACGCCGAGGTGCTGGGACAGATCATCGAGCCGGACGCGCCGGACGGCGATGTCGTCCAGCGCGGCGGCATGCGGGTCGGCGAGGTTGCGCAGCGACGGCCCGTCGGCGCTTTCGTCGTCGTCGGCATCGATCGAGACCTCGGAACCGCGCCGCTCGGTGCCCACCCAATGGTTCACGACGCGGTTGTGGGCGATCCGCAGCAGCCAGGCCTCGAAGCGCTCCGGGGCGTCAAGACGCGGCAGGCCGCGCAGCGCGTTCACGTAGATGTCCTGCGTGAGGTCGGCGGCGACGTTCGCATCGCGGACGCGCAACCAGACGTAGCGGTGGATGCGGTCGACCGTCGCCTCGTACAGCTGGCCGAACGCCGACGCGTCGCCCTGCGCCGCCCGGCGCACGAGATCGATCGGCACGCGGGAGGGCTCCGGCACGTGCGATGTCTCGAGGGGGGCACTTGGCGCGATCGTGTTCACTGGGCCGCCTGGCTCCATCGCTGTCGTTGGTGTTGTCGTCGGCGTCGTACGGCGCGGCGGTGCGGGCTCGGCCGCCCACAGATTTCGCGCGGGCGCGAACACACGGCCGCGGGCAGGCGACAGACCCAAGGCTACCACTTCCGGCCACCTTTGACCACCGACTGACGGCGTGCGAACAGTCCTCGTTCGGACAGTCCTCGTTCGGACAGTGTCCGGGGTGCGAGCCGCTCCGTGCGCATCGTTCCCGTCATCTTGCGCATCGTTCCCGTCATCTTCGGAGCGCCGGCATGTAGGCGATCATCCGATCCGGGCCCGCCGTCGGCGTGGCACCGGGGATCTGCACCGGCTCGAGCGGCGGGCGGTTGCTCGGCAGGCACGTGTTGGACAGGTGGAAGTCCACCTTGGCGCTGCCGAGCGGGAAGTCGACCGCCGCGAGGTGGCGCACGGCCGGGCTGTTCGGGCAGCCGAGCCACGCGCCCGGCAACGCCTCGATCGACACGTCGTAGCCGCCGGCGTCCGGCGCGCCGAGGCTGAACGGGGCAATCTCGATCCGATCGACGGAGATCGAGCGCTGGCGCGCCACCTCGTCGCCGGCGGCGTTGCGGACGACGAACGTCAGTGCCGGCAAGGGCGATCGGGCCGCGGCGGCGCGGTCGGCGTCGTCGTACGTGCCGTCGCACGCGGGGCAGGCCGGGTCGTCGTTGCCCGTGACGTTGACGACGGCCACGGCGAGGAGCGTGACCTTGCCACCGCCGGGCGTCGCCGTGCCGGCCACGGAGCGCGTCGGTGTTGCGGTCGGCGTCCGGGTGGCGGTCGGCACCGGGCCGACATCGGCGGTCTTCTCGAGCTGCGGGACGAGCAGCCGCGCCGGCGGGACGGCCGGCCGCGGCAGGATGCGCATCGCCGCGGCCATCGCGTCGTCGTGCAGCCCGTCGTCGGACGTCTCGGCGTACGTGGCGACGACCGGCCCGGTGGCGGTGATCTCAGCCCATGCGCCCGGCGCGGCCGCGGCGCCGACGACCGCGCGGCCGTCGAAGGCGACCGCCGCGCCCGCGGGCAGCGCGGCGGTGCAGCCCGCGCAGGCAAGCGCGCCGCCGGCCGCGTCGTGCACGTCGAGCGCGACGTTCACGACGGCGTCGCCGACGTTCATCACGTGGATCGTCGTCGCGCGCCCATCGCGACCGGTCAGCAGGCGCGGCACGAGCCAGCGGCCACCGGCATCGGCGGCGGCCATCAGCCGATCGGCCGCCACGGCCCACCCACCGGCCGCGCTCGAGACGGACTCGACGGCGAGGCCGATGATCCCGCCGTCGAGCGTCGTCAGTGTGGCCGCCGCCGCGCAGCCGGCGGGCATCGCCGGCTCGGCGCCGACGTCGACGATGCGGTTCGCGCCGGCGGCCACGCTGAACGGCGCGCCGCTCAGCCGGAAACCGGCGCACGTGCCGGCCGTGCCGAGGTAGGCCGGCCGGACGACGACGGCCGTCGCACCGGGGTTGGCGACGACGAGGCGCGTGTTCCGCCGCGCGCCGCTGCCGGCGCCCCCGAGCGGGCCGGCGGCCGCGACGCCGCGCACGACGCGCGGGGCGAAGAGCTTGGCGGCGGCGTCCGAGAGGCGCACCGCGCCGACATCGTACGCCCCGCGTGCGCTCGCGGCGGCGTCGACGAGCACCTGGGCGCCGAACGGCCGGTCGCTCGTCAGCCGCGCCCAGCCGTCGAACGCCGCGGGGGCGGCGATCGCCAGCCGGAACACGGCGCTCGGACCGACGGCGACGGACTGGCTGCCGACCTGTCGGCCGGTGCGGTCGAGGAACTCGGCGTGTACGTTCACGAGGAAGGTGGCCGCCGGATTGTGGATGGACAGCACGCCGGTCTCCCCGGCCGCCCCTTGCGGCGCGAACGGCACGGCCAGCTCGAATCCCTCGGCGGCGGGCTCGGCGAGGACGGCGGCCCCGCCCGTCCACTCCGTCCGCGCCGCGGCGCCGACCGCATGACCGCCGACGACGATGGCGGCATACCGGCCGAGGCCGACGTCGTCCAGCGCGGCCAGTGCAAGCGCGTGCGGCCGGAGCGGCGGCTGGTCGCGGACGATGCGCGTCGGACCGACCTTCGTGCCACCCACGGTCCCGCTGCCTTGGACGAGGAAAAGATCGGCCGCCAGGAACGCCGGGGCGTCCTCGAGGTTGGCCAGCTGAAGCGTGCTCAGCGCGCCGCCGGCCATGCCGCCGCCGGGCGCGAAGGGCGGGACGGTCGGCGGTGGGGTCGCGCTCGGGGCGGCGATCGGGGTGGTTGGCGTCGCGGTGGCGGCGTCCGCGGGGGGGGCGGCGCGCAGGACCAGGGGGAGCCACGTTCCCGGACTGGTGTCATCGCCGGTGCTGAGCCAGCGGAAGACCGCCGGCCACAGGACCGCATCGCCGCTGCCGTCGGCCGGCGCAGCGCGGACGATCGCGACGATGCGACCCTCGTCGGCGGCGACGACGGCGCCGCCGGCCTGGGCGCGCAGCCCGGCCGGGAGCGCCGCCGCGCGCAACCGCCACGTACTGAACGGGGCGATGAGGCGGCGGCACGGCTCGCCGCAGTCCAACAGCGTGCCGTCGGCTGTTGCGAGATGGACCGTCGCCGAGGCGAACGTGCCTTCGAGGTTCATGATGAACAGATCGCTGTCGAGCGCCGCGCCGCTGTCGTCGGCGGCGAACCACGGGACAGCCAACTCGGCCAAGGACGAGGCGCCGTCGTCGCGCCGGAGCGCGTTCGTGGCGGCGGCCAGCGTCTGATCGCCGCGCGTCTGGCGGGCGATGAGCGTGGCGGCGATGGGCTGGTCCGCACTGATGAGGGCCGTCGCCAGACAGCCCGCGGGCAGGCCGCTCGGACTGGTCGGCAGGCCGGCGCCGTCGCCCTGATCGAAGATCGTCATTGCGCCGGCAGCTAGAGTAACGGGCGGATGGGCGATCGTCTGCCCCGCGCACGTCCCGCCGAAGCCGACATAACTCACGCGCACGTCGCCGCCGGCCCCGCCGACGTTCACGACGGCCAGGCGGGTGGCATCCGGGCCGAGCGACGGGTCGTCCGGCAGCGCGGCGTGGACGAGCGGGACGAAGAGGGCGGTGGTGCCGCGCTCGGCAGGCACGCCGGCGAAGTCGTACACCGCCGCGGTCTCAGCCACATCCACGAGGGCGTGGACCACGGGGATCGCGTCTCCGACGGGGTGGATGCGCATCGTCCCGACGAAGCCGTCCGGCGTGTTCGGCCGCAGGGCGATGAAAGCGGGGTCGAGGCCGAGGTCGATCGCCACCGCGGCGTTGGGGGCGACCGTGTAGGAGGTCGTGGCTTCCGGGATGGCGGTGCCGAGCGGCATCACCGTGACCTCGAAAGTCGCAGGCGCCGCGCTCCGACTCTGGAGCGTCACGACGCTCGTTTCGCCGCGGTGGCTGGCCGCGACGAGGGGCACCCAGACGTCGCCCACCTTGTCGAGGAGCGGTGATCCGGCAATGTCCGCCGCCCGACCACCGCTCTCCGGCCAGCGGTGCTGCGCGCGCGCGACGACGCGCTCGCTCACGAGCAGCCGACCGCTGTACGCGCCCGCCTCCGCCGCGCTCGGCGCCCCGGGCACGACGTTGACCCAGCCGCGCTTGGGCACTTCGTGCGTCGTCGTCGACGCCAAGCTGCCGGTGGCCGGGCGGTACAACCGCAGGTCGCCGCCGGCCGCCGGCTGCGCGCCGCCGACCCAGTGCGCGTCGACGAGCGCGAGCGTCGTCTGGCCGGCGCCGGCGATGCCGAGCGAGCGGGCGCGGGTGGGCGGTGCGGCGGGCGCGACGGCGCCGGCGACGACGCACGAGACGACGGCGGCCGCCAGCGCGGGTCCTAGGTTGTGGCGACAGCGCTCGCCCATGCGATGGCCTCTACAGCGGCGCACGGCACCGGGGGCGGTGCCGTGCGTTGGGTGTGTTGGGGGGTAAGACAGCGGGGGGACGATTTCGGCGACATGTGCGTTCGGTGACAGGACTGCGCGCCATCGCGACAACCGCCGGTAGGGGCAGCCTACCGGTCGTTGTCGCGAGAGGCGGACGCCCGGGTCGGCCGATGGCTGGGGATCATTCCACCAACCGCCGCGCCACCGGCAAATACACCGTCGTCCGCCCCCCCGTGACCACCGCGACCACCTCGCCGACGAACGTGTGGCCGTTGGCGGTCGTCGCCTCGGCGCGGACGGTGTAGCGGCCGGGGCGCGTGTAGGCCAGCGTCGTGCCTGGCGCCGTGGTCGTGACGAAGGGACGGCCATCACCGGCGTCCCATCGCCAGCGGACGATCGTCCACGGCGTGCCGTCCAGCGGCGGCATGGAGGCCGACACGTCGAGCGCTTCCGGCCGGTCGTCCACCGGCGTCGTCGCGACGACGACCTGGCCGTCGTCCGGCTCGTTCGCCCAGCCGACGATGTCGCCGAGGAGCTCGGCGCGCGAGAGCGTGTCGTCGCCCGTGGCCACGGCCTCGATGCTGAAGCCGGCGAACATCGCCCGCCACGGGATGCCGGGGGCGCGGGTCGGTTGCTCGAGCGAGGCGTCGGCGGATACGCCGGTCATCGCGCTGCCGCCGCCGTCGATCTCGATGAAGCTCCGGACGTACGGGAAGATCCGGTCGGCGACGCCGACGGCGCCGAGGCCGGTGTCCGGCGGCTGCACGTTGCCGACGGCCTGCGTGCGGAGCGTGGCCAGCGGCGCGCCGAGGTCGACGACGGCACCGAGGCCGGCGGCGTCGGGGCTGGCGACGGCGGACAGGCGGATCGGCTTGTCGAACAGGCGGACGGGCTGGAGGCGGCCGGTGAGCGGCGCGTTGTCCGTGCGGAGGTCGAAGCCGGCGAAGTAGCGGGACAGGAGGGTCATCGCCCCGCTGTTCTGGACGTCGAGCGCCGTGCCGAGGCCGTGGCTGTAGCCGGTGCCGCTGACGAGCATTCGTCCGCCCCCGAGCAGGTACATCTGGAGGGCCGTCATCCCGCCGGGCAGCCGGTCGAGCGGCGCATCGCCGTCGCCGCACGCCACGATGACGAGGCGGTAGCCCTGGAGGACGGACAGCGGCGGCGTGCCCGGGCGCTCGCCGCCGGCGACCGTCCAAACGTCGTAGCTCACCCCGAGCGTGTCCAGCGCCGCCGTCCAGTAGCGGCCGTTGTCGGCGCCGTCGTCGAAGCCGCCGCCCCCGCCGCCCGGCAGGCCGGGGATGCCCGGGAAGCCGCCGCCGCCGGGCCGGGTCTTGCGGCGGACGTTCACGACGAGGACATCCTCGACGCGCGGTGCGACGCGGAGGCGGTACGTGGCGTGGACGCTGCGTTGGCCGCGCGTGAGGACGATCCGGCCGTCGTAGGCGCCGGGCGCGAGGGCGGTGGGGTCGAGGACGACCGCGATGTCCGCGGCGCCGCCTTCCGGCACGGCGATCGTCGCACCTTCCGGGAACGAAACAGGTACGGGGGCCGGGCCGGTGCCGGGGGCGTGCGTGAGCGTCCACTCGGCGGCGCCTTCGGCGGCTTGGCGGACGTCGGCCAAGCGCAGGCGCAGGGTCCGCGTGCCGATCGCCGATCGTGTCGCGTCCGTGCCTGCGTCCAGATCGGCGGCCGGCGGCATTTCGTCGGCCGGCGTCAGCGTGCCGAGGTCGAACGACGGCGGGTCGATGAGGAGCTGCGGGTCGATCGCCGCGGCCACGTCCAGTCGCCCAGAGCCCTGCTCGGTGGCCGGGGCGAGCGCACCGCTCGTGCCCGCCCCGACGGCGACGTCGACCGTGCCCGAGATCCGCGTCGTGGTCATCAGCGCCGCCTTGACCTGGTCCGGCGTCCACTCGGGCCACGCCTGTCGAACGACCGCCACGGCACCCGTCACGTGCGGGCTGGCCATCGAGGTGCCGGAGGCGGTCGTGAAGCCGGCCGGGGCGCCGGTGATCGCGTCCGTGCTCGTCGAGAGGATGTTCGTGCCGGGTGCGGCCAGGTCGGGCTTGAGCGGGGCGAAGCGGGCGGTCGTCGAGTCGGGGGCCGGGCCGCGGCTCGAAGTGCTGTTCACGACGTCGACGCGGGCCGCGTCGAAGGTGGCCTCGGGCGTCGTGTCGTAGATCAACTGGAGGGAGGCGTGGGTCTCGGCGTAGGCCACGA
This region includes:
- a CDS encoding class I SAM-dependent methyltransferase, producing MDRLPSAEPFQHPDAYDGVADAYDRFWGDALAPAMLGALDRLLASVPPTDGRGRLLDLCCGTGQLAAGLTDRGWTVVGVDGAEAMLERARRRAPTTTFVRSDMRAFGIGGVLPGESGSEPPFDVVVCAFDSLNHLPDAAALEEVLGRVFGALRPGGRFVFDVNLRAGFEARFEGSLGFADTDLVCVVNAGFDGLYGRYDIAVLRPEAPAALEAPAVPETAWRRTDTTLVQRCFELSEILAALANSGFPDPVVLDAEDDLGMDGHIGRAVFVVDRPG
- a CDS encoding sigma-70 family RNA polymerase sigma factor, encoding MPEPSRVPIDLVRRAAQGDASAFGQLYEATVDRIHRYVWLRVRDANVAADLTQDIYVNALRGLPRLDAPERFEAWLLRIAHNRVVNHWVGTERRGSEVSIDADDDESADGPSLRNLADPHAAALDDIAVRRVRLDDLSQHLGVLSEAQQEVLALRFGVGLSLAETAAQLGRSEMAIKQLQRRALVTLRERLRAAEVER
- a CDS encoding S8 family serine peptidase, translated to MSCRRPVRASAAVRCLFLATLLGMATADAASSRVTASSALAKSTIAGASDVSAAGTSAAGTSAAGTSTTDTASSVAATSRYIVQLADAPLAVRPARSVPMRAAAKAARLAPPEGAYRAVLRRAQDAFIASLQAVAPGAAALYHYDVVFNGVTVRLTPEQASAASRLPGVVAVTREQPVEPLMDASLPLIRARIAWSDPRIGGQMRAGRGIRIAVIDSGITAAHPFFDDGGFTAPEGFPRSTVTVGDKVTAFPAEKVAEYTNNKVIVARTYANPENVAAGTDPTVDYDPLAKGLAGFHGAHVAGTAAGVSIFGAPGTAGTGQLELSGVAPGAYVMAYKFSDAYTPEILRMIDDAVLDGADVINNSWGTALMNIYQAAHHPVSVAFKNAHDAGVVVVAAAGNSGANGEATLGGPHQMIPEVITVANSETGRGFAYYVFAKDAGLPVELTKHPAAYQTFGKAVARLERPAFKTDMCNLIEMGLGGRGKILLGPWDGACATQSPLIPFPLPAQLAFVTKIINAATIQAEAVVFHTTGDLQTTAALVELMGQLMPLIAGQLPAGVTLPPIAIIGGQGATDLVAYAETHASLQLIYDTTPEATFDAARVDVVNSTSSRGPAPDSTTARFAPLKPDLAAPGTNILSTSTDAITGAPAGFTTASGTSMASPHVTGAVAVVRQAWPEWTPDQVKAALMTTTRISGTVDVAVGAGTSGALAPATEQGSGRLDVAAAIDPQLLIDPPSFDLGTLTPADEMPPAADLDAGTDATRSAIGTRTLRLRLADVRQAAEGAAEWTLTHAPGTGPAPVPVSFPEGATIAVPEGGAADIAVVLDPTALAPGAYDGRIVLTRGQRSVHATYRLRVAPRVEDVLVVNVRRKTRPGGGGFPGIPGLPGGGGGGFDDGADNGRYWTAALDTLGVSYDVWTVAGGERPGTPPLSVLQGYRLVIVACGDGDAPLDRLPGGMTALQMYLLGGGRMLVSGTGYSHGLGTALDVQNSGAMTLLSRYFAGFDLRTDNAPLTGRLQPVRLFDKPIRLSAVASPDAAGLGAVVDLGAPLATLRTQAVGNVQPPDTGLGAVGVADRIFPYVRSFIEIDGGGSAMTGVSADASLEQPTRAPGIPWRAMFAGFSIEAVATGDDTLSRAELLGDIVGWANEPDDGQVVVATTPVDDRPEALDVSASMPPLDGTPWTIVRWRWDAGDGRPFVTTTAPGTTLAYTRPGRYTVRAEATTANGHTFVGEVVAVVTGGRTTVYLPVARRLVE